The window GCGGCAGTATTCTGTGCTCGACCTCGCCGGCCACCGCTGGAACTTCAGCCAGTCCGTCGCCGACTTCGCGCCGGAGGAGTGGGGCGGGGAATCGCCGGACCCATCGTGAGCGCGCCGTCCCGAGCAGCCGCCGTTCGCCGACCCGCTCCGAGTGGCTGCTAATCGCTTTCGATGCGTAG is drawn from Longimicrobiaceae bacterium and contains these coding sequences:
- a CDS encoding VOC family protein; the encoded protein is CSIGVRVEDVDAHHERASRAGARILNRPETYPYGERQYSVLDLAGHRWNFSQSVADFAPEEWGGESPDPS